CACCTGTCTTTTACTGTTTTCTGAGGTAAAAGAACCAGTCTTTCATTGCCTTCCTCTGGGGTCAAAAGTCAAAATTGAAGCATTATGGGGAATAGGTGAGTTCAGACAATGCCAGTTAGCTCTCATATGTACTGAGGTGTAAGTAGATCTGGTACCAACAGTTCCAAATTATCATTGCCTGACTAGAGGAAGAAGTCCTCAGCCTTAGTGAGGCCCAGTTTGACACACTTTGCTGTATATCTTAactttccatttctcctctctcGAGTGACTGCTGTATATCTTGactttccatttctcctctctggagtgaccatacacacatacttatgtAAATATAATGTGTATGCTACATATCTTCACATCTTAAACacatttaacagaaaaaaaaaccaatatattATGGACAGTTTCCAAAATGAAATtgagtttttcaattcttaagAATTACTGATGGGCAAGTAGGACATAATAAGCATTAAGGTATTGATAATGACAATAAATTAAGTTCACTAGTGGGTGTGCAActattgtttgtttattgttatttCATGTGcagtggtgttttgcctgcatgtatgctgtgcgaggatgtcagatcctctggaactggagttacagacggttgtgagctgccgtgtgggtgctaggaattgagcctgagtcctctggaagagcagccagctcttaactgcagagccatttctccagccccctgtgcAACTATTTGAACCCAGTTTGTACCTTGGCAATATGCCAAACCCCGTAGGGCATTTATTCTCAAGTCATGACTTATGGTTGGGGCTGTAACTCAGTGTGAATGCTTGGCTGGCATGTGTCAGGTCCTTCCGGAGGTTAAGCTTCAGTACTGTGTGTGCTGGGCAGGGGCAGAAAACAGCCACCAGCTGGATGGCAGCATGGGTAGAGGCCCCTGCCACCAAGGTGGATGGTTTAATCCTTGAGACCCACTGGTGAAAGTAGAGAACTGCGTGTCATCCTCAGCTTGCACTCGGGTGCCGGTGCACAAGCACCCACACAGGAACATACACAGGAATAGATGTCATGTTAAAAAGACCTAGAAACAGCAAGTGGTGCTCAGTCACTCTGATACTTATCTCCTGTGCagtggtgctttgcctgcatgtgtctatgtgagggtgttgCAACCCAGTTTCAATTGTGAACTGCTGTGtggttgctgaaaattgaacccaggttctagaagaacagccagtgcgtttaaccactgagcacgcccttccccaacccccacatactTTGATATTTCAAGAACATTTCTGGGCTTTAATTTGGGGCCTGTGGATGTGTGCTAGCTATTCTACGATGAAGGACTAATTATTGAAAGGCATCACTTTAGAATCTACTCATGTATATGAACTCCTTTTAAATAAGGCCCTTAGCAATGGCATCTGCTAACCTTAAGGAAAGCCACTGTGTACAAAGGATTTTCAGAAACCATGATGGCCAGTAACTAGGAGATAAAAAGTGGATCATTGCTGTCCTTCATACCTGCTACTGAAGCTACTCATAGCTTCTCACTGGAATATTGGTGACTTGTAGAAACATGATGTGCATTGCAATGCTCATTTCTTGGTAACCACATACATGGCAGTAATTGGTTTCAGTAATTGATTCAGTATCTGTAAAATATTTCAACATACAGTCATTTTTAAAGGTAAAGATATTttgtctcccccaccccagtctACTTTCTCGAAATTCAGTGCAATATTTATACAAAGTCTCTCATTTGAGAGTAACCACACTGCAGGTTCTCATTGGCTACCTGTGGCTAGCAGTGGCTTACCCAGCTTATCTTCAGAGCACCTAAGGGATGCCTGGCCATGGTAGTGAGGGTGTAAGTTTCCAAGCCCGAGAACTTACCAACTTAGAGGCTTTAGAGAGTGCGTGCAGCTGTGCTAGCTCTGAGCGCCTAGCCTAATGCTTGCTCTCTCTGGGGCCGCCTGTTCCATGAGCAGGGAAATACTTTGTTTGACCTAATACTATTTGGTAAAACAGTTATGGTTTTTATCAGTGCCTTTGTCTTTCCCTGGATAGGACTCGTTGGCCTGTTGTCCGTTGTTAAAGTTCACTAAATTATGTGTTTCACATAGCATACGAAAGTTTGTTTTGTATGACTCCTGCTTTCTCTTAGAAACTTGACTCTGTGCAGTTTGAACTAAGAGCAGTGCCATTATGGAGACTGTGGTAGTCTGATCtgtgttttctcttctattttaagGGTGTGGAATATTATCTTGTAAAGTGGAAAGGATGGCCAGACTCTACAAACACCTGGGAGCCCTTGTGGAACCTCAGGTGCCCACAGCTCCTGCAGCAGTTCTCTGACGACAAGAATACTTACTTATCCCAGGGAAGGAAACGCAAGGCCATCACTTCAAAAGACAATAACAAATCCTTGCAACCTGCAGTTGCTGAGTATATTGTACAGAAAGCTAGGCAAAGAATAGCTCTGCAGAGATGGCAAGATTACCTCAACAGAAGAAAGAACCACAAAGGGATgatatttgttgaaaatactgttgACTTAGAGGGCCCACCTTCAGACTTCTACTACATCAATGAATACAGGCCAGCTCCTGGGATCACCTTAAACAGTGAAGCTACCTTTGGGTGTTCGTGTACAAACTGCTTCTTTGAAAAGTGTTGTCCTGCTGAAGCTGGAGTTGTTTTGGCTTATAATAAGAACCGACAAATTAAAATCCAACCAGGCACTCCCATCTATGAATGCAACTCAAGGTGCCGATGTGGACCTGATTGTCCCAATAGGATTGTACAGAAAGGCACACAGTATTCCCTGTGCATCTTTAGAACTAGCAATGGCTGTGGCTGGGGTGTAAAAACCCTTGTGAAGATTAAAAGGAtgagttttgtcatggaatatgttggaGAGGTACATTAAATTCATCCCATGCATATGAGCTTTATACTTTCTAACTTATTAATGTAAATACTTGATATATTTTGATGTTATCATTTGCAGATATGTAGAAATTCATTTTTGGGTTTAGGAGAAAGTTTCATTGGCATAGAAATATAAAACTTTATATGAGCAAATAGATAATATAAGTTAATAGTTATCATTCATAGCCACTGACCAaagcatatatatttttatttaaaataaaaatttaaaatataacaacCATATTTCATAAAAGTCCTAAGGAGGAAGTCATACATGTTACCTACATACATGCTGACATTGAAACTTTGAAGttacatttatttccttatttggccCAATATGACtaaatttcttttcctattttgtatCAACATGATAGGTGTTACTAAGTAAAACATTCATTATGGGTATTGTGAAATATGTGTAAAAGCACTTACTGTATCAAAAAACACTAACCTAAACTCTGGCCACTTAAAGCTGCAGACCATTCTCTGATTACCAAATACTAGCATGTTTACTTTGACAAATATTACATGCATAAATATTAAAGTAGTACTCATCATGGGACACAACTAAGCATCCTAGTACATTAACTTTCTAATCTTCAACTCTGAAAGAACAGTTACCTTCATTAATTTAAATGAAGAAACCGAGGCACAGAGACTTAGTTTAACTACAGCACCCAGATTTAGTTGATACGTTTCACTTAACCACTGCTGGAGTCTTCGGCTGACCTAATAATCAAGCTGTACTCAGAAGAACAGAACTGCAGATACCGCAGTGATGGGATGGAGCCTAGCCAGCCCTGCCCGCCATgttctccccccgcccccccaatTAGGTCTTTTGAGCTGAAGCATTTCCTGACTATCTTTTCCAAATAGTTCATTGCATACTAAACATACACACTATCTGTCTCTTAGATAACCAGTTTCCATTTGTTCTAGTTCACAGATAGGAACAATATACCTTTAgagagaggttctcaacctgtgggttgttaCCCCCGTAGGAGTTGTGCAAACCTTTCATGGGTTGTATATCAAATATCCTGTACGTTACATATTTACACtacaattcgtaacagtagcaaaattagtagcagcaaaaatgattttatggttgggggtcaccacatcatgaggagcagtattaaagggttgcagcattaggatggttgagaaccagtgctctcgAGCATATGACCCTTGGTAAGGTGGTTCTAGTCCTCTCTGTCATCTCTGTCCTGTATAGCTTAGGTGGATAGCTTCTCCCACAGCCTGATTATAATGTAGTACAATGTTTCAGCTTACCTCAAATTGTACATTTAATCTCTTATCCTATCACTTTCCCTAATTTTTAATACTTTTCCCCTATATCTTTTATTTAAATGGTTAAATAATCAATAGATAAATAAGGTAGATAGATAAAAAGAaacttgaatttctttttaaatatttgtatccGTGTTAATAGCTTAATGATTCTTTGGTTCCACAGTACTGCACACTATGTATGGTTTTGCAGAA
This genomic interval from Rattus norvegicus strain BN/NHsdMcwi chromosome 17, GRCr8, whole genome shotgun sequence contains the following:
- the Suv39h2 gene encoding histone-lysine N-methyltransferase SUV39H2 isoform X2, yielding MVSDNEALPCGEFSGLCMLKIYFPMRKINEAKISAVFQNGKAWCVPCLVSLDTLQELCRKEKLTCKSIGITKRNLNNYEVEYLCDYKVVKGVEYYLVKWKGWPDSTNTWEPLWNLRCPQLLQQFSDDKNTYLSQGRKRKAITSKDNNKSLQPAVAEYIVQKARQRIALQRWQDYLNRRKNHKGMIFVENTVDLEGPPSDFYYINEYRPAPGITLNSEATFGCSCTNCFFEKCCPAEAGVVLAYNKNRQIKIQPGTPIYECNSRCRCGPDCPNRIVQKGTQYSLCIFRTSNGCGWGVKTLVKIKRMSFVMEYVGEVITSEEAERRGQLYDNKGITYLFDLDYESDEFTVDAARYGNVSHFVNHSCDPNLQVFSVFIDNLDTRLPRIALFSTRTIKAGEELTFDYQMKGSGELSSDSIDYSPARKRVRTQCKCGAETCRGYLN